One part of the Mariniblastus fucicola genome encodes these proteins:
- a CDS encoding LpqB family beta-propeller domain-containing protein: protein MTKHFQLGAKLFASLAAVSMLAIPASAQTVEEIFFDPAVAAGDIDEFAISPDGTQIVMVADLGDGDQTYVASLNSGVMNTATLVSPAGVGDNDGGVAWTPDGLHVTARYAAGGATNEIFLVPADGSQTAQQLTFTGNNAFDPQISADGNSFFYSDGGSLFVTPIAGASATSSIQLNAGDISEIDTGSYAQVGSNIIFAGFSAPIPGAGNGDPETAFYLTAADGSTAASPTLISIDNFETNNPGGSDIDFVDVTSDGQTIVFRGDLTTDDQDELYSLSINGGDAVSLIAGTLRDDFDLNYFTISPDGSTIAFIGDYLTNGVAEAFVVPVTGGDPTLVSDSSFFDQENGFDVDFGGVDTLQFSPDGNSLYYLSDSGDDGRFRLFRASINAVPEPTALPLILAAASTILFRRRK from the coding sequence ATGACTAAACATTTCCAACTAGGCGCGAAACTCTTCGCTTCGCTTGCTGCGGTCTCAATGCTCGCAATTCCTGCATCTGCACAGACAGTAGAAGAAATCTTTTTCGATCCTGCCGTGGCTGCCGGCGACATCGACGAATTTGCAATCTCACCCGACGGCACGCAGATCGTAATGGTCGCGGACCTTGGCGATGGTGACCAAACGTACGTTGCGTCACTGAACTCAGGTGTCATGAACACCGCGACACTGGTTTCACCGGCAGGCGTTGGCGACAACGATGGCGGTGTGGCCTGGACTCCAGACGGATTGCACGTGACAGCCAGATATGCTGCCGGCGGTGCGACGAACGAGATCTTTTTGGTTCCTGCTGACGGATCGCAAACGGCTCAGCAGCTTACTTTCACCGGAAACAACGCTTTCGACCCACAAATCAGTGCTGACGGCAACAGCTTTTTCTACTCCGATGGCGGTTCTCTGTTCGTAACACCAATCGCAGGAGCTTCGGCAACGAGTTCGATTCAACTGAACGCCGGCGACATCTCGGAAATCGACACCGGTAGCTACGCACAGGTCGGATCCAACATCATTTTCGCCGGATTCTCTGCCCCGATCCCAGGAGCAGGTAATGGCGATCCAGAAACCGCTTTCTATCTTACGGCTGCGGATGGATCGACAGCTGCTTCACCAACATTGATCTCCATTGACAACTTCGAAACCAACAACCCGGGTGGGTCAGACATCGATTTCGTTGACGTCACTTCGGACGGACAGACCATTGTTTTTCGTGGTGATCTGACAACCGATGATCAGGACGAACTTTACAGTCTGTCGATCAATGGCGGCGACGCAGTTTCCTTGATCGCTGGCACTCTTCGCGACGATTTCGATTTGAACTACTTCACGATCAGCCCAGACGGTTCAACGATTGCATTCATTGGCGATTACCTTACCAATGGCGTCGCGGAAGCTTTCGTCGTCCCAGTTACCGGCGGAGATCCGACGCTGGTTAGCGACAGTTCTTTCTTCGATCAGGAGAACGGTTTCGATGTCGACTTCGGTGGAGTCGATACGCTTCAGTTCAGCCCTGACGGCAACAGCCTGTATTATCTTTCAGACAGCGGAGACGATGGCCGATTTCGATTGTTTCGGGCTTCGATCAACGCCGTTCCTGAGCCGACCGCTTTGCCGTTGATCCTCGCGGCTGCTTCAACGATCCTGTTCCGACGACGTAAATAA
- a CDS encoding NINE protein, whose protein sequence is MKGQAVPPTKQYVKYVPVGYVESHSMAVGYLFWLIGFTGAHRFYFGKPVSGAIWFFTFGLLGVGWLIDLFLIPSMNREAAEQFFPGRTDYNIAWILLVFFGLFGVHRFYEGKIFTGLLFLLTGGLMGVGYVYDVLTMNDQISDRNRSTVREFSHYQMAW, encoded by the coding sequence ATGAAGGGCCAAGCAGTTCCACCCACGAAACAGTATGTCAAATACGTTCCCGTCGGCTATGTTGAGTCACATTCAATGGCTGTCGGCTATCTGTTTTGGTTGATCGGATTCACCGGAGCACACCGTTTCTATTTTGGCAAACCCGTTTCGGGCGCGATCTGGTTCTTTACGTTCGGGCTGCTGGGAGTCGGCTGGTTGATCGACCTGTTTCTGATTCCGTCGATGAATCGTGAGGCCGCGGAGCAGTTCTTTCCCGGCCGAACGGACTACAACATCGCCTGGATTCTGCTGGTGTTCTTCGGCCTCTTTGGCGTGCACCGATTTTACGAAGGCAAGATTTTCACCGGCTTGTTGTTCCTGCTTACTGGCGGACTGATGGGCGTTGGCTACGTGTACGACGTGCTGACGATGAACGATCAGATCAGTGATCGGAATCGGAGCACCGTTCGAGAATTCAGCCACTACCAAATGGCTTGGTAA
- a CDS encoding metal-sulfur cluster assembly factor, which translates to MALHEDHVREALKQVIDPELFINIVDLGLIYEVDVLPVEGEEDQNDVKIKMTMTSPMCPAGPQLVADTKKYASEVEQVREVEVEVVMDPPWTQDMMTDDARDQLGIF; encoded by the coding sequence ATGGCACTCCACGAAGATCATGTCCGCGAAGCACTCAAGCAAGTGATCGACCCTGAATTGTTTATCAACATCGTTGATTTGGGTTTGATCTATGAAGTCGACGTTCTGCCAGTCGAAGGTGAAGAAGACCAGAACGACGTTAAGATCAAGATGACGATGACCAGCCCAATGTGCCCTGCCGGTCCTCAGCTTGTTGCCGATACGAAGAAGTACGCCAGCGAAGTCGAGCAGGTGCGAGAGGTCGAAGTTGAAGTCGTGATGGATCCACCGTGGACTCAGGACATGATGACCGACGATGCTCGCGATCAGCTGGGCATTTTCTAG
- a CDS encoding YraN family protein: MRESFAKRLKRTTVLSVRKAFFRLLLCDPALGFVDRAEPSMPLGRRGERAAERFLLKQGYWIVERSFGEKVGEIDLIVSDGWTVVFVEVKTRTSDVAGDPAEAVDLKKQRHITQTARLFATKNRLENTSLRFDVVGILWPDLSRPPHIYHYVDAFEATGDFQMF; the protein is encoded by the coding sequence GTGCGAGAAAGCTTTGCGAAACGACTGAAAAGAACGACGGTTCTGTCGGTCCGCAAAGCCTTCTTCCGTTTGCTGCTTTGCGATCCGGCACTCGGTTTTGTCGACCGCGCCGAGCCTTCGATGCCACTGGGCCGCCGCGGAGAGCGGGCCGCTGAGCGGTTTTTGCTAAAACAGGGCTACTGGATTGTCGAACGTAGCTTTGGTGAAAAAGTCGGGGAAATCGACCTGATTGTCTCCGACGGCTGGACGGTTGTCTTTGTGGAAGTCAAAACCCGGACCAGCGATGTTGCGGGGGATCCGGCCGAAGCGGTTGATCTGAAAAAGCAACGGCATATCACTCAGACGGCTCGACTGTTCGCGACAAAGAACCGGCTCGAAAACACGAGTTTGCGATTCGATGTGGTGGGCATTCTTTGGCCCGATCTCTCGCGACCGCCTCACATTTACCACTATGTTGACGCCTTCGAAGCAACTGGCGATTTCCAGATGTTTTAG
- a CDS encoding YfgM family protein: MSKTKPNSKKKTGSQKVKPSDVNEIPVDGEAEEELSAGEKFLMASKPYWAHILLGVLCVIFASVLYTSYTSMSTESASQPWRDLNNAMTQAGLTSDVSSLKEMATNNEGTAAGHWALLMAGDSEVNRGIDMLGRDRAGGFKLIKRGVESLQTVVDAPASEKSPMVQRRSLFRLANGKEALGEFEAAKGLYQTLLDAAPDSPFADVSLRGIERCSNTELAAVYDKFRNWEESTGVAPGPLVPDKPTFNMDEIKLPEGQSDTVSGGDFGGEAKKEEAESEDPASEGDAEDKSTDEPAAEMPSETEPAKETEPAKETEPAKDTEPAKETEKPAETPAESETPTESETPAEPGSEPPVKTETPAETPTETETPAAEPKADPPAETEVPTTEPDVPTETPATEVPETPAEGEPPVEPSTGDDG; encoded by the coding sequence ATGTCGAAAACCAAGCCCAATTCAAAAAAGAAAACTGGCTCTCAAAAAGTGAAGCCAAGCGACGTGAACGAGATTCCCGTTGATGGCGAAGCGGAAGAGGAGCTTTCGGCAGGCGAAAAGTTTCTGATGGCGTCCAAGCCATACTGGGCTCATATTCTGCTTGGCGTTCTGTGTGTCATCTTCGCCAGCGTTTTGTACACGTCGTACACAAGCATGTCGACCGAGAGCGCGTCGCAGCCATGGCGTGATTTGAATAATGCGATGACGCAGGCGGGCCTGACCAGTGACGTTTCCAGCTTGAAAGAGATGGCGACAAACAACGAAGGTACCGCGGCGGGCCATTGGGCGTTGCTGATGGCGGGCGACAGCGAAGTCAACCGCGGCATCGACATGTTGGGACGTGACCGAGCTGGCGGATTCAAGCTGATCAAACGCGGTGTTGAGTCGCTGCAGACAGTTGTGGATGCTCCTGCGTCTGAAAAGTCACCGATGGTTCAACGCCGTTCGCTGTTTCGATTGGCCAACGGTAAAGAAGCACTTGGCGAATTTGAAGCAGCCAAAGGGCTCTATCAGACTTTGCTCGACGCGGCTCCCGATTCGCCGTTTGCAGACGTGAGCCTGCGTGGCATCGAGCGTTGTTCGAATACAGAGCTGGCCGCGGTCTACGACAAGTTTCGCAATTGGGAAGAGTCGACTGGGGTAGCTCCAGGGCCGCTGGTTCCAGATAAGCCAACGTTTAACATGGACGAGATCAAGCTGCCTGAAGGCCAGTCCGATACCGTTAGCGGTGGCGATTTTGGCGGCGAGGCGAAGAAGGAAGAAGCAGAATCTGAGGATCCGGCGTCGGAAGGCGATGCGGAAGATAAGTCTACGGATGAACCGGCGGCTGAGATGCCGAGTGAAACTGAGCCAGCGAAGGAAACTGAGCCAGCCAAAGAAACTGAGCCAGCCAAAGATACTGAGCCAGCCAAGGAAACTGAAAAGCCTGCTGAGACTCCGGCTGAATCGGAAACGCCAACTGAATCTGAGACGCCAGCCGAGCCAGGATCTGAGCCTCCGGTGAAAACGGAAACTCCTGCCGAAACGCCGACGGAAACGGAAACGCCAGCGGCTGAACCAAAGGCTGATCCGCCGGCCGAAACGGAAGTTCCAACAACCGAGCCAGACGTTCCGACGGAAACTCCTGCCACGGAAGTACCTGAAACGCCAGCCGAAGGCGAACCACCGGTTGAGCCTTCAACTGGCGACGACGGTTAG
- a CDS encoding ATP-dependent helicase has protein sequence MSGLNAAQQEAVDTLSGPLLVLAGAGTGKTRVITFRIAKLIKHGVPRHKILGVTFTNKAANEMKERLTGLIGGSIGTKNKYKKKAEQSENEPTISTFHSLCVRILRRRIEKLGYPLKFAIYNRGDQESLARQILREIRVPDKALKPNQLLFHISNWKCKSLNAKQAMMQSESDAQHLAAVGFERYQKQLKLRGAVDFDDLLLLTEQLFREHPDVRQEEADRFDHLLVDEYQDTNTSQYRIVKALAGEHRNLCVVGDDDQSIYAWRGAEVEHILAFAKDWPDAKVVRLEENYRSTEAIIKYANTLIRFNSTRHDKVLVAARPGGELPIINQWEDETQEAEEVVRSISNRLNLHGREPRDFAILFRTNEQPRPFETALREAKLPYILVGGMSFFDRKEVKDVLAYLRLLDEPDEVSILRIINTPPRGIGKKSIENLLDRTVREKVPMWDMVCGYAERPKVTARVKQGLDQLAAAVNEVRSVAGNHSLVDQARMLIDKIDYKSEIDRIYSEPDDRESRWSVVEQVVNALADYEQSRKKPTMTNFLDRLLLGDQDANSDKEKQLKKNAIALMTMHAAKGLEFPEVYIVGLEEGILPHQRSLEDDEAGVPEERRLCYVGVTRAEERLTMSMSLTRKKWGKARETIPSRFLYELTDQADNPNYAKCSKR, from the coding sequence ATGAGCGGTCTCAACGCAGCACAACAGGAAGCCGTCGACACGCTGTCCGGCCCGTTGCTGGTGCTCGCCGGTGCCGGGACTGGAAAAACACGCGTCATTACGTTCCGCATCGCTAAACTGATCAAGCACGGGGTGCCGCGACACAAAATCCTCGGTGTGACGTTCACAAACAAGGCCGCCAACGAGATGAAGGAACGGCTCACCGGTTTGATCGGGGGCAGCATTGGCACCAAAAACAAGTACAAGAAGAAGGCAGAGCAGTCAGAAAACGAGCCGACGATTTCGACGTTTCACTCGCTCTGCGTTCGAATCCTGCGTCGCCGCATCGAAAAACTGGGCTATCCGCTGAAGTTCGCTATCTATAATCGCGGCGATCAAGAGAGCCTGGCTCGGCAGATCCTGCGAGAGATCCGCGTTCCCGATAAGGCGCTCAAGCCAAATCAACTGCTGTTCCACATCAGCAATTGGAAGTGCAAGTCGCTCAATGCGAAACAGGCGATGATGCAGAGCGAATCGGACGCTCAACACCTGGCGGCGGTCGGGTTTGAGCGTTATCAGAAACAGCTGAAACTTCGCGGAGCCGTCGATTTCGACGATCTGCTGCTGCTGACGGAGCAGCTGTTTCGCGAACATCCGGATGTGCGACAGGAAGAAGCCGACCGATTCGATCATCTGCTGGTCGACGAGTATCAGGATACGAACACCAGCCAGTATCGGATCGTGAAAGCTCTCGCCGGCGAACACCGCAACCTGTGCGTTGTGGGCGACGATGATCAGTCGATCTACGCGTGGCGGGGAGCAGAGGTCGAGCACATTTTGGCGTTCGCGAAAGACTGGCCGGACGCGAAGGTCGTTCGTCTGGAGGAAAACTATCGCTCGACCGAAGCGATTATCAAGTACGCCAATACGCTGATCCGATTTAACTCGACGCGCCACGACAAGGTCCTTGTTGCGGCTCGACCTGGCGGCGAACTTCCGATCATCAATCAGTGGGAAGACGAAACGCAGGAAGCCGAAGAAGTCGTTCGCTCGATCAGCAATCGGTTGAATTTACACGGACGCGAGCCGCGAGATTTTGCGATTCTGTTTCGCACCAATGAACAGCCGCGGCCGTTTGAGACGGCGCTGCGTGAAGCCAAACTGCCTTACATTCTCGTCGGCGGCATGTCGTTCTTTGATCGCAAGGAAGTCAAAGACGTGCTGGCGTATTTGCGTTTGCTGGACGAACCGGACGAAGTTTCCATTTTGCGAATCATCAATACGCCGCCGCGCGGGATCGGCAAGAAGTCGATCGAGAATCTGCTGGACCGGACGGTTCGCGAGAAAGTCCCGATGTGGGATATGGTTTGCGGATATGCAGAGCGTCCGAAGGTGACAGCGCGGGTCAAGCAGGGGCTGGATCAACTTGCGGCGGCGGTGAATGAAGTCCGCAGTGTTGCGGGGAACCATTCGCTGGTGGATCAGGCTCGGATGCTGATCGACAAGATCGACTACAAGTCTGAGATTGACCGGATTTATTCGGAACCCGACGACCGCGAGAGCCGCTGGAGCGTTGTGGAGCAGGTGGTGAACGCGCTTGCGGATTACGAACAGAGCCGGAAGAAGCCGACGATGACGAACTTCCTTGATCGCTTGCTGCTTGGCGACCAGGATGCGAACAGCGACAAGGAAAAGCAGCTTAAAAAGAATGCGATCGCTTTGATGACGATGCACGCGGCGAAGGGTCTGGAGTTCCCCGAGGTCTACATCGTCGGTTTGGAGGAAGGCATCCTTCCGCACCAACGTTCGCTGGAAGACGACGAAGCGGGTGTGCCGGAAGAGCGACGCTTGTGCTATGTCGGCGTAACGCGAGCGGAAGAGCGGCTGACGATGTCGATGAGCCTGACTCGCAAGAAATGGGGCAAGGCCCGCGAGACGATTCCCAGTCGGTTCCTGTATGAGCTGACCGATCAGGCCGACAACCCGAACTACGCGAAGTGCAGCAAGCGCTAG